In a single window of the Agromyces sp. H17E-10 genome:
- a CDS encoding FG-GAP repeat domain-containing protein, with amino-acid sequence MFGLLAALTAAALISTMSPTPADAVEATTVSVSGIARLGGASRVAGAGEVKVIVTTSPYSDSGPSALTAADGSFVIPDVPVGAYAGVKFINLGATDSLNGWYDGEACGSECPWITLSADVVLDHTLPAGRGPQGVVRNTAGSPLRGIMATLQRRDAVNPVWYEQQVVTTGADGRYRFAQVFDGIYRIVFRDPASVYATQNQAGTAPDDTSKVIDMRNGAVPAAIDVKLRRAGSLSVQVKTLGLLPASSTYYLDLERRTSDGAWRIIEEDVVVSASKSTFARRGLYPGTYRVRGHVSGGGFEQVKISAFAIGEGAAVTGTVTFKTDENGPNRDFSGDRRPDVLAISKTGSLLMYPGRSDGSLASSKVIGSGWTAFDHVFAVGDFSGDGLPDLLARDRTGALWLYRGNGVGGWRGGGIKVGTGWQGFTAIYGAGDFNGDGANDVIARDTAGRLRLYPGNGSGGFRASSQIGSGWGSFKTLIGDGDIDGNGTDDTLVVSNYLVPASGRPDLVVYRATGTGSWMSGSKVIGYGFSPYNVVLGAGNRAVIARDTSGRLWRSTSPDWGAPFGAPKQIGTGWSTLRFVR; translated from the coding sequence ATGTTCGGACTGCTTGCCGCGCTGACGGCGGCGGCGCTGATCTCGACGATGTCGCCGACCCCGGCCGACGCCGTCGAGGCGACGACCGTGTCCGTGAGCGGCATCGCACGCCTGGGCGGCGCATCGCGGGTCGCCGGAGCGGGCGAGGTCAAGGTGATCGTCACGACGAGTCCCTACTCGGATTCCGGGCCGTCGGCCCTCACCGCTGCCGACGGCAGTTTCGTGATCCCCGACGTGCCGGTCGGCGCTTACGCCGGCGTGAAGTTCATCAACCTGGGCGCGACCGACTCGCTGAACGGCTGGTACGACGGAGAGGCCTGCGGCTCGGAATGCCCGTGGATCACGTTGAGCGCCGACGTGGTGCTGGATCACACCCTTCCAGCGGGCCGCGGCCCGCAGGGCGTCGTCCGGAACACCGCAGGTTCGCCGCTGCGCGGCATCATGGCGACGCTGCAACGACGAGACGCCGTCAATCCCGTCTGGTACGAACAGCAGGTCGTGACCACCGGGGCCGATGGCCGGTACCGGTTCGCGCAGGTCTTCGACGGCATCTACCGGATCGTGTTCCGCGATCCCGCCTCCGTCTACGCGACGCAGAACCAGGCGGGCACCGCGCCCGACGACACGTCGAAGGTCATCGACATGCGGAACGGCGCCGTGCCGGCGGCCATCGACGTGAAGCTGCGGCGAGCCGGGAGCCTGTCCGTCCAAGTCAAGACGCTGGGCCTGCTCCCGGCATCGAGCACGTACTACCTCGACCTCGAGCGCCGGACGTCGGACGGCGCGTGGCGCATCATCGAGGAGGACGTCGTGGTCTCGGCGAGCAAGTCGACCTTCGCTCGACGCGGGCTCTACCCGGGCACGTATCGGGTGAGGGGTCATGTCTCGGGCGGTGGCTTCGAACAGGTGAAGATCAGCGCCTTCGCCATCGGCGAGGGGGCCGCCGTCACGGGAACCGTGACCTTCAAGACGGACGAGAACGGGCCGAATCGCGACTTCTCCGGCGACCGTCGGCCCGATGTGCTCGCGATCAGCAAGACGGGAAGTCTGCTGATGTACCCGGGGCGATCCGACGGGAGCCTCGCGTCGTCGAAGGTGATCGGCTCAGGGTGGACGGCCTTCGATCATGTCTTCGCGGTCGGCGATTTCTCGGGCGACGGTCTGCCCGACCTCCTCGCGCGAGACCGCACGGGCGCGTTGTGGCTGTACCGGGGCAACGGCGTCGGCGGGTGGCGCGGCGGGGGCATCAAGGTCGGCACGGGGTGGCAGGGGTTCACCGCGATCTACGGCGCAGGCGACTTCAACGGCGACGGCGCCAACGACGTCATCGCGCGGGACACCGCCGGACGCCTCCGCCTGTATCCGGGCAACGGCTCAGGCGGCTTCCGTGCCTCGTCGCAGATCGGGTCGGGATGGGGGAGCTTCAAGACACTCATCGGCGACGGTGACATCGACGGCAACGGCACGGACGACACGCTCGTCGTGTCGAACTACCTCGTCCCCGCGAGCGGGCGGCCCGACCTCGTCGTGTATCGCGCCACCGGTACCGGCTCTTGGATGTCAGGGTCGAAGGTCATCGGCTACGGCTTCTCGCCGTACAACGTCGTGCTGGGCGCGGGCAACCGCGCGGTGATCGCGCGCGACACGAGCGGGCGACTGTGGCGCTCGACATCGCCCGACTGGGGCGCGCCCTTCGGTGCACCGAAGCAGATCGGGACGGGGTGGTCCACGCTCAGGTTCGTGCGCTGA
- a CDS encoding VOC family protein: MAELSPIQPCLWFSDNAREAMEYYVEVFPNSRIRRIDEYPDEALDEHFVGMRGKVLNGQFTLNGVDFVCLDGGPLFTFNESISFVVSCADQAEIDRYWAALSHVPEAEQCGWCKDRFGVSWQVIPANMGDLTKRPEQIQVMMGQKKVVIAELENA; the protein is encoded by the coding sequence ATGGCCGAGCTCTCACCCATCCAGCCGTGCCTGTGGTTCAGCGACAACGCCCGCGAGGCGATGGAGTACTACGTCGAGGTGTTCCCGAACTCGCGCATCAGGCGCATCGACGAGTACCCCGACGAAGCGCTCGACGAGCACTTCGTCGGCATGCGCGGCAAGGTGCTCAACGGGCAGTTCACGTTGAACGGCGTCGACTTCGTCTGCCTCGACGGCGGCCCGCTCTTCACGTTCAACGAGTCGATCTCGTTCGTCGTGTCGTGCGCCGACCAGGCCGAGATCGATCGGTACTGGGCAGCACTGTCGCACGTGCCCGAGGCCGAGCAGTGCGGCTGGTGCAAGGACCGCTTCGGCGTGAGCTGGCAGGTCATCCCGGCGAACATGGGCGACCTGACGAAGCGGCCCGAGCAGATCCAGGTGATGATGGGCCAGAAGAAGGTCGTGATCGCAGAGCTCGAGAACGCGTAG
- a CDS encoding amino acid ABC transporter ATP-binding protein: MNTLTTTKPIEDAAAEARPLVEIRRVRKSFGAHQVLRDVSLAVPAGTVTVLLGPSGSGKSTLLRCVNHLESIDGGRIIVDGELIGYRQAGHDIHEMTPKQIARQRRDIGMVFQKFNLFPHMTALENITEAPVGIAGAPRAKAKARALELLDRVGLADFARHYPAQLSGGQQQRVAIARALAMDPKLMLFDEPTSALDPELVGDVLDVMRELANEGMTMIVVTHEIGFARGVADQVVFMDGGVVVEAGRPEDVIDRPQRQRTRDFLESVR; encoded by the coding sequence ATGAACACCCTCACCACCACGAAACCGATCGAGGATGCCGCGGCCGAGGCCCGGCCGCTCGTCGAGATCCGCCGCGTGCGCAAGAGCTTCGGAGCCCACCAGGTGCTGCGCGACGTGTCGCTCGCCGTGCCCGCCGGCACCGTGACCGTGCTGCTCGGCCCGTCGGGCTCGGGCAAGTCGACCCTGCTGCGCTGCGTCAACCACCTCGAGTCGATCGACGGCGGGCGCATCATCGTCGACGGCGAGCTCATCGGCTATCGGCAGGCGGGCCACGACATCCACGAGATGACGCCGAAGCAGATCGCCAGGCAGCGCCGTGACATCGGCATGGTGTTCCAGAAGTTCAACCTGTTCCCGCACATGACCGCGCTCGAGAACATCACCGAGGCACCCGTGGGCATCGCGGGTGCACCGCGCGCGAAGGCGAAGGCGCGCGCGCTCGAACTGCTCGACCGGGTCGGCCTCGCCGACTTCGCGAGGCACTACCCGGCCCAGCTGTCGGGCGGCCAGCAGCAGCGCGTCGCGATCGCGCGGGCCCTCGCGATGGACCCGAAGCTGATGCTCTTCGACGAGCCGACCTCGGCGCTCGACCCCGAGCTCGTCGGCGACGTGCTCGACGTCATGCGCGAGCTCGCGAACGAGGGCATGACGATGATCGTGGTCACCCACGAGATCGGCTTCGCGCGGGGCGTCGCCGACCAGGTCGTGTTCATGGACGGGGGCGTCGTGGTCGAGGCCGGACGGCCCGAGGACGTCATCGACCGACCGCAGCGGCAGCGCACGCGCGACTTCCTCGAGAGCGTGCGATAG
- a CDS encoding amino acid ABC transporter permease, whose product MTTAPAAPAAPSTAPGAAPGFGAAPESTDDDVRAIPLRRPWRWISAAVVLVFVAGFAYSVFTNPNIDFAAIGQFLVDPRIIDGVWLTLLITFIAMVVSTVLAIVIAAMRLSSNPVLTSVAWFYVWAFRGTPLLVQIVLWGYLGLLYEKLSIGIPFTDIVFWQADTNLLITAMVAGILALTLNQAAYSSEIVRAGMISVDEGQREAAYSLGMSPLYTFRRVLLPQAMRVIIPPMGNETISMLKNTSLLSVIAVLEIYTQATVISSQNLKQVELLIVASIWYLVMTSILSIPQYYLERRYGRGTSRNLPPTPFQRLRQAFASRRPGPEPAPETKAVSAA is encoded by the coding sequence GTGACGACCGCACCAGCGGCGCCCGCCGCACCCTCGACAGCGCCCGGCGCTGCGCCCGGCTTCGGCGCTGCACCCGAGTCGACCGACGACGACGTCCGCGCCATCCCGCTGCGCCGGCCGTGGCGCTGGATCAGCGCCGCCGTGGTGCTCGTGTTCGTCGCCGGGTTCGCGTACTCGGTGTTCACGAACCCGAACATCGACTTCGCGGCGATCGGGCAGTTCCTCGTCGATCCGCGCATCATCGACGGCGTGTGGCTGACCCTGCTCATCACGTTCATCGCGATGGTCGTCTCGACGGTGCTCGCGATCGTCATCGCGGCGATGCGACTCTCGTCGAACCCCGTGCTCACGAGCGTCGCGTGGTTCTACGTGTGGGCGTTCCGCGGCACGCCGCTGCTCGTGCAGATCGTGCTCTGGGGGTACCTGGGCCTGCTCTACGAGAAGCTGTCGATCGGCATCCCGTTCACCGACATCGTGTTCTGGCAGGCCGACACGAACCTGCTGATCACGGCGATGGTCGCGGGCATCCTCGCGCTCACCCTCAACCAGGCCGCGTACTCGTCGGAGATCGTGCGCGCCGGCATGATCTCGGTCGACGAGGGCCAGCGCGAGGCCGCGTACTCGCTCGGCATGTCGCCGCTGTACACGTTCCGCAGGGTGCTGCTGCCGCAGGCGATGCGGGTGATCATCCCGCCGATGGGCAACGAGACCATCTCGATGCTGAAGAACACCTCGCTGCTCTCGGTGATCGCGGTGCTCGAGATCTACACGCAGGCCACCGTCATCTCGTCGCAGAACCTCAAGCAGGTCGAGCTGCTCATCGTCGCGAGCATCTGGTACCTCGTCATGACGAGCATCCTGTCGATCCCGCAGTACTACCTCGAGCGACGGTACGGCCGCGGCACCAGCCGCAACCTGCCGCCGACCCCGTTCCAGCGCCTGCGTCAGGCGTTCGCCTCGCGCCGGCCCGGCCCCGAGCCCGCGCCCGAGACCAAGGCGGTCAGTGCAGCATGA
- a CDS encoding ABC transporter substrate-binding protein has translation MIARTTLLFGATAVAAALALTGCSGASGSGAQAAAGSSLPAGDEVSTTVDESLHDLLPDDIVEKGRIDVAVDIPFPPMAMYDDQNRAIGFDPELGRLIGQKLGIDVSLNKQAFDSVIPSLQADKNDIIMSGMNDTPERQATLSFVDYTHGGFAILVQAGNEAGVHTQQDLCGKTVAVQKATVQGELLRAMECDGDPVTVTELPSDLDAQTALRAGKSDAYVADAVVAEYVAATTDDGEAFDVVRDPENPAGFNPVYSGIGILKEDTGLVEAVQAAMQALIDEGTYQQVLERNNIAAYAVESAEVNQGAEQ, from the coding sequence ATGATCGCACGCACCACCCTCCTGTTCGGCGCGACGGCCGTCGCCGCCGCCCTCGCCCTCACCGGCTGCTCGGGGGCCTCGGGCTCCGGCGCCCAGGCCGCCGCGGGCTCGAGCCTGCCCGCCGGCGACGAGGTCTCGACGACCGTCGACGAGTCGCTGCACGACCTGCTGCCCGACGACATCGTCGAGAAGGGCCGCATCGACGTCGCCGTCGACATCCCGTTCCCGCCCATGGCGATGTACGACGACCAGAACCGGGCGATCGGGTTCGACCCCGAGCTCGGCCGGCTCATCGGCCAGAAGCTCGGCATCGACGTGTCGCTCAACAAGCAGGCGTTCGACTCGGTGATCCCGTCGCTGCAGGCCGACAAGAACGACATCATCATGAGCGGCATGAACGACACCCCCGAGCGGCAGGCGACGCTGAGCTTCGTCGACTACACGCACGGCGGGTTCGCGATCCTCGTGCAGGCCGGCAACGAGGCCGGCGTGCACACCCAGCAGGACCTCTGCGGCAAGACCGTCGCGGTGCAGAAGGCCACGGTGCAGGGCGAGCTGCTGCGGGCCATGGAGTGCGACGGCGACCCCGTCACCGTGACCGAGCTGCCGAGCGACCTCGACGCGCAGACCGCGCTCCGGGCCGGCAAGAGCGACGCCTACGTCGCCGACGCCGTGGTCGCGGAGTATGTCGCGGCGACGACCGACGACGGCGAGGCGTTCGACGTCGTGCGCGACCCCGAGAACCCGGCCGGCTTCAACCCGGTCTACAGCGGCATCGGCATCCTCAAGGAGGACACCGGCCTCGTCGAGGCCGTGCAGGCCGCGATGCAGGCCCTCATCGACGAGGGCACCTACCAGCAGGTGCTCGAGCGCAACAACATCGCCGCCTACGCCGTCGAGTCGGCCGAGGTGAACCAGGGGGCGGAGCAGTGA
- the lysA gene encoding diaminopimelate decarboxylase encodes MTANRPAPAGTRLGELWRILPEESSASADGVLEIGGVAVTELAERFGTPLHVYDEEGLRRQIGRFVEGLRERWPNSEVLFASKSLPAVGMYRLAHEEGLSIDIAGGGELRLALAAGVDPERLYFHGNAKTDAELRLALEAGIGAIIVDNDDELDRLERLLERPQRLLLRVIPGVEAKTHASQATGGQNSKFGLPIDQAARAIARMQAHPLMQFEGVHLHIGSQILDVAQFGEAVAKISSVGTFGTYDVGGGLGIAYTYDEEAPEVAAYLDEIVAAARAHLPADAKLMIEPGRSVVARAGVTLYRVTTVKRTGRTFVAVDGGLADQMDIALTQQRYEAIIADRLLEPWTETAQLVGRQCESGDLLVDGAALPPARVGDLVVMPATGAYAYTMSNNYNGALKPAIVFASEGDARLVTRRETYDDLLATHAPAMAEAFA; translated from the coding sequence ATGACCGCGAACCGCCCCGCACCCGCGGGCACCCGCCTGGGCGAACTCTGGCGCATCCTGCCCGAGGAGTCGTCGGCGAGCGCCGACGGCGTGCTCGAGATCGGCGGCGTCGCCGTCACCGAGCTCGCGGAGCGCTTCGGCACGCCGTTGCACGTCTACGACGAGGAGGGGCTGCGACGCCAGATCGGCCGCTTCGTCGAGGGGCTGCGCGAACGGTGGCCGAACTCCGAGGTGCTGTTCGCCTCGAAGTCGCTGCCCGCGGTCGGCATGTACCGGCTCGCCCACGAGGAGGGGCTCTCGATCGACATCGCCGGCGGCGGCGAGCTGCGGCTCGCGCTCGCCGCGGGCGTCGACCCCGAGCGCCTCTACTTCCACGGCAACGCGAAGACCGACGCCGAGCTGCGCCTCGCGCTCGAGGCCGGCATCGGCGCGATCATCGTCGACAACGACGACGAGCTCGATCGGCTCGAACGCCTGCTCGAACGGCCGCAGCGGCTCCTGCTCCGCGTCATCCCCGGTGTCGAGGCGAAGACCCACGCGTCGCAGGCGACCGGCGGGCAGAACTCGAAGTTCGGCCTGCCGATCGACCAGGCCGCCCGCGCGATCGCCCGGATGCAGGCGCACCCGCTCATGCAGTTCGAGGGCGTGCACCTGCACATCGGCTCCCAGATCCTCGACGTCGCGCAGTTCGGCGAGGCCGTCGCGAAGATCTCGAGCGTCGGCACCTTCGGCACGTACGACGTCGGCGGCGGTCTCGGCATCGCGTACACCTACGACGAGGAGGCCCCCGAGGTCGCCGCCTACCTCGACGAGATCGTCGCGGCAGCGCGGGCGCACCTGCCGGCCGACGCCAAGCTCATGATCGAGCCCGGACGCTCGGTCGTCGCGCGCGCGGGCGTGACCCTGTACCGGGTGACCACGGTCAAGCGCACCGGACGCACCTTCGTCGCCGTCGACGGCGGCCTCGCCGACCAGATGGACATCGCCCTCACCCAGCAGCGCTACGAGGCGATCATCGCCGACCGCCTGCTCGAGCCGTGGACGGAGACCGCGCAGCTCGTCGGCCGCCAGTGCGAGTCGGGCGACCTGCTCGTCGACGGCGCCGCGCTGCCGCCCGCGCGGGTCGGCGACCTCGTCGTCATGCCGGCGACCGGCGCGTACGCCTACACGATGTCGAACAACTACAACGGCGCCCTGAAGCCCGCGATCGTCTTCGCGAGCGAGGGCGACGCCCGCCTCGTCACTCGTCGCGAGACCTACGACGACCTCCTCGCGACGCACGCGCCGGCCATGGCCGAGGCGTTCGCCTGA
- a CDS encoding PucR family transcriptional regulator translates to MSPSPRVTLAELVDGLGPRTVTPIGPPLPSVAVTGTEFVDIAEELGDVASTLLLAPSTASLSTARLAALAGAAAEHGAAGLALKCSADRVPALAAIVESTGLPLVRVADRISWRLLDAQLTHLLGEAEASLAPPQQRGAEPLFAIANELAEFFGGSVAVEDLSRNILAYSSVPGQLIDTLRTHGILARQVPASPYNDDQYRTVLRSDRPIKYPRLGDEEPRVAFAIRAGALPLGSIWAIDASGEAPVTADQEARMRRASALAGAHLLDDLRAHATDQRPREDRLRTLLTGIDLTGTEFAELGIDEDRGAALLAFEVPSAGPTAVAQLRSTVIRHLVLNRPDAVAVAHRSRVYALFAAGSVDEATTVAEPLVPLVDRLVGPGTRIAVTGPAHRSGDVAGARDLADRLLEVAGRGAAEGGAVASRAAGSAGGTHGVRERGVAGQRIVTAASLRPLLVVDRVAELFAAGDELRDPALDALQSSEAEASRAVAETLLVWLECFGNVAQAAERLGVHENTVRHRLRRATESHGVRIGDADERLAAWLQLRALAR, encoded by the coding sequence GTGTCGCCGAGCCCGCGGGTCACGCTTGCCGAACTCGTCGACGGACTCGGCCCGCGCACGGTGACGCCGATCGGTCCGCCGCTGCCGTCCGTCGCCGTCACCGGCACGGAGTTCGTCGACATCGCCGAGGAACTCGGGGACGTCGCATCCACCCTGCTGCTCGCACCCTCGACGGCGTCGCTCAGCACCGCCCGCCTCGCGGCACTCGCCGGTGCGGCGGCCGAACACGGCGCCGCCGGCCTCGCGCTCAAGTGCAGTGCCGACCGCGTGCCCGCGCTCGCGGCCATCGTCGAGTCGACGGGCCTGCCGCTCGTGCGCGTCGCCGACCGCATCAGCTGGCGGCTGCTGGACGCGCAGCTCACGCACCTGCTCGGCGAGGCCGAGGCGTCGCTCGCGCCGCCGCAGCAGCGCGGCGCCGAACCGCTCTTCGCGATCGCGAACGAACTGGCCGAGTTCTTCGGCGGCTCGGTCGCCGTCGAAGACCTGAGCCGCAACATCCTCGCCTACTCGTCGGTGCCGGGCCAGCTCATCGACACGCTGCGCACGCACGGCATCCTCGCGCGGCAGGTGCCCGCTTCCCCCTACAACGACGACCAGTACCGCACGGTGCTGCGCTCCGACCGCCCCATCAAGTACCCGCGTCTCGGCGACGAGGAGCCGCGAGTCGCCTTCGCGATCCGCGCCGGCGCCCTGCCGCTCGGCAGCATCTGGGCGATCGACGCGTCGGGCGAGGCGCCCGTGACGGCCGATCAGGAGGCGCGGATGCGACGGGCGAGCGCGCTCGCGGGCGCCCACCTGCTCGACGACCTGCGGGCGCACGCGACCGACCAGCGACCGCGCGAGGACCGGCTGCGCACGCTGCTCACCGGCATCGACCTCACCGGCACCGAGTTCGCCGAGCTCGGCATCGACGAGGACCGGGGCGCCGCGTTGCTCGCGTTCGAGGTGCCGAGTGCGGGCCCGACGGCGGTCGCGCAACTGCGGTCGACCGTCATCCGCCACCTCGTGCTCAACCGGCCTGATGCGGTCGCCGTCGCCCACCGCTCACGCGTGTACGCGCTCTTCGCGGCCGGCTCCGTCGACGAGGCGACGACGGTCGCCGAGCCCCTCGTACCGCTCGTCGACCGGCTCGTCGGACCGGGCACGCGCATCGCCGTCACCGGCCCGGCGCACCGCTCGGGCGACGTGGCCGGGGCGAGAGACCTCGCCGACCGGTTGCTCGAGGTCGCGGGTCGCGGGGCTGCGGAGGGCGGGGCCGTGGCCTCCAGGGCTGCCGGGTCGGCAGGCGGCACGCACGGCGTCCGGGAGCGCGGCGTCGCAGGACAGCGCATCGTGACGGCCGCAAGCCTGCGACCGCTCCTCGTCGTCGACCGGGTCGCCGAGCTGTTCGCCGCGGGCGACGAGCTGCGCGACCCCGCCCTCGACGCCCTGCAGTCGTCGGAGGCCGAGGCCTCCCGGGCCGTCGCCGAGACGCTGCTCGTGTGGCTCGAGTGCTTCGGCAACGTCGCCCAGGCGGCCGAGCGCCTCGGCGTGCACGAGAACACCGTGCGGCACCGGCTGCGGCGGGCGACCGAGTCGCATGGCGTGCGGATCGGCGACGCCGACGAGCGGCTCGCCGCGTGGCTGCAGCTGCGCGCGCTCGCGCGCTGA